Proteins from a genomic interval of Pseudodesulfovibrio nedwellii:
- a CDS encoding formate dehydrogenase subunit gamma → MPNTMFKRHDKTDIFIHWFNAACWLLLLLTGVGLIQHPAIDPFGSGYPEAMRAMVGGGANLLVIHEIIGLLWLAGFVFYLFVNFKGARFFLAEVFAVSPARDMAWMIKKMVLMTLGPKALKVMGMDPELPDQGYYNMGQKAFAQASVVGGIVIAVTGVIMFMSDRTFGAESTGMIGWAVTLHFIAVGLVFAGLLVHIYMAAISPEERPGFKSMFTGVVPGNYAKHHHRLWWEKVKTEGE, encoded by the coding sequence ATGCCTAACACCATGTTCAAACGACACGATAAAACCGATATATTCATTCATTGGTTCAACGCGGCCTGCTGGCTGCTGCTTCTGCTGACAGGAGTGGGGCTGATCCAGCACCCGGCCATTGATCCGTTTGGTTCCGGCTATCCCGAGGCTATGCGTGCCATGGTGGGCGGCGGGGCAAATCTGCTGGTCATCCATGAAATTATCGGTCTGCTTTGGCTGGCCGGGTTCGTTTTCTATCTTTTCGTCAACTTCAAGGGTGCCCGGTTTTTTCTGGCAGAAGTGTTCGCCGTCAGTCCGGCGCGTGACATGGCGTGGATGATCAAGAAAATGGTGCTCATGACGCTGGGACCCAAGGCTCTCAAAGTAATGGGTATGGACCCGGAATTGCCGGATCAGGGATATTACAACATGGGCCAGAAGGCGTTTGCTCAGGCATCGGTTGTGGGCGGTATCGTTATCGCTGTGACCGGTGTGATCATGTTCATGTCCGACCGGACTTTCGGGGCCGAGTCCACAGGCATGATTGGCTGGGCTGTGACCCTGCACTTCATTGCCGTGGGGTTGGTTTTCGCGGGATTGCTGGTTCATATCTATATGGCTGCCATTTCGCCGGAAGAACGTCCTGGCTTTAAGTCCATGTTCACCGGCGTGGTTCCCGGCAACTATGCCAAACATCATCACCGCCTGTGGTGGGAAAAGGTCAAAACCGAGGGTGAATAG
- a CDS encoding TorD/DmsD family molecular chaperone, giving the protein MSISQSKLHLLNVLELCVTVFRGPNAEEWANLAKVGVPELLASVQKNPDAFLAPVQRLNQLSASLSDEDVAVLETEYVRLFIAGSGGIPAPLYESCHLATTPRTMGQSALDMQTRLQEAGLEISLDSNEPADHLTIELEFLFYLLSEGWFGQSEQAVQGGEFAESIMLPWVRHFRDALNKANPHPIFTCIADLTVATLEAVSKI; this is encoded by the coding sequence ATGTCCATATCTCAATCAAAACTTCATTTACTCAATGTATTGGAACTGTGTGTCACCGTATTTCGTGGCCCTAATGCAGAAGAATGGGCCAATCTCGCCAAGGTTGGAGTGCCTGAACTCCTTGCCAGTGTCCAGAAAAACCCCGATGCCTTCCTTGCTCCGGTCCAACGTTTAAACCAATTATCAGCCAGCCTTTCGGATGAAGACGTCGCGGTTCTTGAAACCGAATATGTCCGACTGTTCATTGCCGGTTCCGGGGGAATTCCCGCACCGTTGTATGAATCCTGTCATCTCGCCACCACACCCCGAACCATGGGACAAAGTGCGTTAGACATGCAAACTCGTCTTCAGGAAGCCGGGCTTGAAATATCGTTGGACTCCAACGAACCCGCCGACCATCTGACCATTGAACTCGAATTCCTCTTCTACCTGCTCTCCGAAGGCTGGTTCGGCCAAAGTGAACAAGCGGTTCAAGGCGGCGAATTCGCCGAGTCAATCATGCTTCCGTGGGTACGCCATTTCCGGGACGCGCTAAACAAGGCGAACCCGCATCCAATATTCACCTGTATAGCAGACCTCACAGTGGCAACTCTGGAAGCAGTATCAAAAATCTAA
- a CDS encoding metal-sensitive transcriptional regulator has protein sequence MESAATVEEQKIKKNVLSRMKRIEGQVRGIQGMIEAGKECQDILVQVRAVRSALQSANKLILKRYMLRCYADAMEGETDEKEALDKLIKVLTGFIEG, from the coding sequence ATGGAATCAGCAGCAACAGTTGAAGAACAGAAAATTAAGAAAAACGTTTTGTCTCGTATGAAGCGGATCGAAGGGCAGGTGCGTGGTATTCAGGGTATGATTGAGGCAGGCAAGGAATGCCAGGATATTCTGGTTCAGGTTCGGGCTGTCCGCTCTGCTTTGCAATCCGCCAATAAGTTGATCTTGAAACGGTACATGTTGAGATGCTACGCCGATGCCATGGAGGGTGAAACTGATGAAAAAGAGGCTTTGGATAAATTGATCAAGGTTTTGACCGGTTTTATTGAAGGTTAA
- the era gene encoding GTPase Era, whose protein sequence is MHKFGMVALIGPPNAGKSTLMNTYLGQKVAIVSPKPQTTRNRISGILTEEDAQIVFLDTPGIHQLRGKMNRFLLESAWSALSSSDAVVVLIDAALYCAKPHLLEKEIAPLVKPISESGRPVLVAVNKIDRVKEKDKLLPLMARVAEMWPEAEYIPVSALRGKGTDQLMDRILSLLPEGPPMFPEDQISTAPMRFMASEIIREKLFYSLRQELPYSTAVEIEQWDEESRDDMIIVNAVIYTSRKSHKGMIIGKQGSNLKRIGTDARKDISELTGSKVHLEMWVKVREGWTEDPGFLRAMGLGE, encoded by the coding sequence ATGCATAAATTTGGAATGGTCGCACTGATCGGCCCGCCTAACGCAGGCAAATCCACCCTGATGAACACCTATCTTGGACAGAAGGTGGCCATTGTATCGCCCAAGCCACAGACCACACGCAACCGTATCAGTGGCATTCTGACCGAGGAAGATGCACAAATCGTCTTCCTTGACACACCCGGAATTCACCAACTGCGCGGCAAGATGAACCGATTCCTACTTGAATCAGCTTGGAGTGCTCTTTCCTCTTCTGATGCTGTGGTCGTGCTCATCGATGCGGCCTTATACTGCGCCAAGCCGCACCTGCTGGAAAAAGAAATTGCTCCGCTGGTCAAGCCCATTAGCGAGTCCGGCAGACCTGTGTTGGTAGCTGTTAACAAGATTGACCGGGTCAAGGAAAAGGACAAACTCCTGCCACTCATGGCCCGCGTGGCTGAGATGTGGCCCGAAGCCGAGTATATCCCGGTGTCTGCCCTACGCGGCAAGGGGACGGATCAGCTCATGGACCGTATCCTCTCGCTTCTGCCCGAAGGCCCGCCCATGTTCCCGGAAGATCAAATTTCCACGGCTCCCATGCGCTTCATGGCATCCGAAATCATCCGCGAAAAACTGTTTTACTCTCTCAGACAGGAACTTCCGTACTCCACAGCGGTTGAGATCGAACAATGGGATGAAGAATCTCGAGACGACATGATCATCGTTAATGCAGTCATCTACACCTCTCGTAAAAGCCACAAAGGCATGATCATTGGCAAACAGGGATCAAACCTTAAACGAATTGGCACGGATGCCCGAAAAGACATCAGCGAATTGACAGGATCAAAAGTTCACTTGGAAATGTGGGTAAAGGTCCGTGAAGGCTGGACAGAAGATCCCGGATTTCTCAGGGCCATGGGACTGGGAGAATAG
- a CDS encoding rhodanese-like domain-containing protein — protein sequence MMIRTSSIVYLLLALCFFGSAPANADENEVWWAAAQGEAEREGYKLIDSKGLKELIDSGATPLIIDARADYEFSAGHIHGSSNMEFDLGDRMDLPEAKRAVLKELAGQDQKRLLVVYCRSFRULRSGIAARWAARLGYTDVYRYAAGFHAWKETYPELVDGVQEEKHILAVGDTFPACRVAVLNGDADREYLELPEGTKWLQLSELSARFVLIQLYNTMCNDCVRETKLLSRFFKDVENDPVLAGQLKIIGLGVYDSNHAVVRFKKHYEVAYPLFSDKSGQIFECLGQAELPLAYLVRAEGDGNWTIELIRRGYFEPDSKFLDVLRSAVIRTEELD from the coding sequence ATGATGATACGGACATCTTCCATTGTATATTTGCTCCTCGCCTTATGTTTTTTTGGGAGTGCACCCGCCAATGCCGACGAAAATGAAGTTTGGTGGGCCGCTGCACAAGGTGAAGCCGAGCGCGAAGGGTATAAGCTTATTGACTCCAAGGGGTTGAAAGAGCTGATTGATTCAGGCGCGACGCCACTCATTATTGATGCGCGAGCTGATTATGAGTTCTCTGCAGGGCATATCCACGGCTCAAGCAATATGGAATTTGATCTTGGCGACCGTATGGATCTGCCCGAGGCCAAGCGGGCTGTGCTCAAGGAATTGGCCGGACAGGATCAGAAAAGATTGCTGGTGGTGTATTGTCGTAGTTTCAGGTGACTGCGCAGCGGCATTGCGGCGCGCTGGGCAGCGCGTCTCGGATACACTGATGTTTATCGGTATGCAGCGGGTTTTCATGCTTGGAAAGAGACATACCCCGAACTCGTGGATGGCGTGCAGGAAGAAAAGCATATCCTGGCCGTGGGCGATACGTTTCCAGCCTGTCGGGTGGCGGTGCTGAATGGTGATGCGGATCGCGAATATCTGGAGTTACCGGAAGGGACCAAGTGGTTGCAGCTTTCTGAACTATCTGCCCGTTTTGTGCTGATCCAACTTTACAATACCATGTGTAACGACTGTGTCAGGGAAACCAAGTTGCTTTCTCGGTTTTTCAAGGATGTGGAGAACGATCCTGTCTTGGCCGGACAGCTCAAGATCATTGGGCTGGGTGTGTATGACTCGAATCATGCCGTTGTCCGTTTTAAGAAACATTACGAGGTGGCCTATCCACTGTTCTCAGATAAAAGTGGACAGATTTTCGAGTGTCTTGGGCAGGCCGAATTGCCGTTGGCCTATCTGGTTCGGGCCGAGGGCGATGGCAACTGGACCATTGAGTTGATTCGGCGCGGATATTTTGAACCGGATAGCAAGTTCTTGGATGTACTTCGGTCAGCTGTGATTCGAACTGAGGAACTGGATTAG
- a CDS encoding c-type cytochrome, with amino-acid sequence MNRTIVLAVATALITIFAVSMAFAMGGGNARKGKFLYRKNCRTCHNGAQAPDLSPADRTQAEWTATFKDTSKIKCSGDWSASEKDLNDIFTYLHDFAKDSPSPAKCS; translated from the coding sequence ATGAACCGCACAATCGTTCTGGCTGTTGCAACGGCCCTGATTACTATTTTTGCAGTTTCCATGGCCTTTGCCATGGGTGGCGGCAATGCTCGCAAGGGTAAGTTCCTTTACCGTAAAAACTGTCGCACCTGTCATAATGGTGCTCAAGCTCCTGATTTGAGTCCGGCAGACCGCACCCAGGCTGAATGGACTGCCACGTTCAAGGACACAAGCAAGATCAAGTGTTCCGGCGACTGGTCGGCTTCTGAAAAAGATCTGAACGACATTTTCACGTATCTGCATGATTTTGCCAAGGACTCTCCGTCCCCGGCCAAGTGTAGCTAG
- a CDS encoding 4Fe-4S dicluster domain-containing protein — MAQQLAMVIDAAKCIDCKACVAACKVANEVPEGQWRNWIKPTSDTPIPGKKSDTARFQPGACMHCENPTCVDACPTGATYKDKETGEVVINEGLCIGCGNCIPACPYDARFRNEVKRKADKCNYCPERRAAGIPPACVDTCPTKARVFGDINDPDSEAGRLYLKNKDRLTRVAAKTDTKPNMFYLGNPGPGEWGREAVIPASMIAMKQSAPLVKGIVALSGLGVLAMLGRQLFVGSDSDHKEDSDA; from the coding sequence ATGGCACAGCAACTTGCGATGGTCATTGATGCGGCCAAGTGCATCGACTGCAAAGCGTGTGTGGCTGCTTGTAAGGTCGCCAACGAAGTCCCGGAAGGGCAGTGGCGCAACTGGATCAAGCCGACCAGCGATACGCCGATCCCCGGCAAAAAGAGTGATACCGCCAGGTTCCAGCCCGGCGCATGCATGCATTGTGAAAATCCCACCTGTGTGGACGCCTGTCCTACTGGTGCGACGTACAAGGATAAGGAAACTGGTGAAGTCGTTATCAACGAAGGGCTGTGTATTGGATGCGGTAACTGTATTCCTGCTTGCCCCTACGACGCCCGTTTCCGTAACGAGGTCAAGCGCAAGGCGGATAAGTGTAATTACTGTCCCGAGCGCAGGGCCGCAGGCATCCCTCCGGCATGTGTGGACACTTGTCCCACCAAGGCTCGGGTCTTTGGTGATATCAACGATCCCGACAGCGAAGCCGGTCGTCTGTACCTTAAAAATAAGGACCGTCTGACTCGTGTGGCCGCCAAGACCGACACCAAACCGAATATGTTTTATCTTGGTAACCCCGGTCCGGGCGAGTGGGGCCGTGAGGCTGTCATTCCTGCATCCATGATCGCCATGAAGCAGTCCGCACCATTGGTGAAGGGTATCGTGGCTCTGTCCGGTCTGGGCGTGCTTGCCATGCTTGGCCGTCAACTGTTTGTCGGCTCTGATTCCGACCACAAGGAGGATTCCGATGCCTAA
- a CDS encoding ATP-binding protein: MFAILIHRVRLLTEAILLATLCCGLFFTYPAQAEHTNDHVTAVVLAEFPPLYTTTGSGKPDGFALDVLKAVGAEAEIVYDLLVVESWSEALEAISTGKADFIPGIGLTKPNKQKFIFTDVFETVSISCFVRSESTDIKGIADFPGRRIAFIDKTAPQTLLKTISGVTLLPLHSVDEALFSLLSGKSDAIIFPEPFLWRTAQKIGVENKIKVVGPPLMEVKRGYLLRKDHTELRDRLDKALHTYVASPAFNTVYLKWRGKPIPYWTTQKVVSIGTILLILTVIGFSLWRWLSVSKINEKLKQSMERLVKTQAKLKARESQLSRAQELTSLGSLERNLITDEGQWSVGLYKVLGFPRSDKAPSTKKFRECLHPIDMKEYERKTNAVSPKSPSFFLEFRFRQPGKGTYRTGAGVFSYEFSADGMPIKRIGAIQDITRQKRTEALLIEAKENAEAANTSKSEFLANMSHELRTPLNGIMGMLQLMALEDIKFPHAEYVDTALSSCTSLARLIGDILDLSKAEAGKMDLTPVPFNPGQLLLTVRDAFIQPAKEKGLTLSLSIDEDIPECVVGDSARLRQVLFNLVGNAIKFTEQGSVSIEVSQQPAKSSEASILLFSVIDTGIGIPKAMQEKVFGAFTQVPGTSRKFQGTGLGLHIVKQLAALMNGEVSIKSTEDNGTTVHFSATFKWDDRSEAQCHAPMDMLVEDIPPQKILIVEDERVNQIAITKLVERLGHTTTKANNGRMALEKLAEDDFDLILMDIQMPIMNGIEATNEIRSMKDQKKQTIPIIALTAHAMSGDREKFLEVGMDDYLAKPVSLNGLRAILNKVLGT; this comes from the coding sequence ATGTTTGCAATTCTAATTCATCGCGTTCGGCTCCTAACCGAAGCCATCCTTTTGGCAACGCTTTGTTGCGGACTTTTTTTCACATACCCGGCTCAGGCAGAACATACGAACGATCACGTCACAGCAGTTGTTCTCGCGGAATTTCCTCCCCTGTACACAACCACCGGCAGCGGCAAACCGGATGGTTTTGCTCTGGATGTGCTCAAGGCGGTAGGGGCCGAAGCAGAGATAGTATATGATCTGCTTGTTGTCGAAAGCTGGTCCGAAGCGTTAGAAGCCATCTCCACCGGAAAAGCCGACTTCATTCCCGGCATAGGACTCACCAAGCCGAACAAACAAAAATTCATCTTCACAGATGTTTTCGAAACAGTGTCAATCTCCTGTTTTGTTCGCTCTGAATCCACTGACATTAAAGGAATAGCCGACTTCCCTGGGCGCCGTATAGCTTTCATCGACAAAACAGCACCCCAGACCCTGCTCAAGACAATTTCTGGTGTCACCCTGTTACCGCTCCACTCTGTCGATGAAGCCTTGTTCAGTCTTTTGTCAGGCAAATCGGACGCTATTATCTTCCCTGAACCTTTCCTGTGGCGGACAGCGCAAAAAATCGGAGTTGAAAACAAAATCAAAGTCGTTGGCCCACCTCTTATGGAGGTCAAACGCGGATACCTCCTGCGCAAGGACCACACCGAATTACGCGACCGACTGGACAAGGCCTTGCATACCTATGTCGCTTCTCCAGCCTTTAATACCGTTTATTTGAAATGGCGAGGTAAACCCATCCCCTATTGGACAACGCAAAAAGTCGTCTCCATTGGAACAATCCTTTTAATTTTAACGGTAATAGGATTCTCGCTCTGGCGTTGGCTGTCCGTGTCCAAAATCAACGAAAAACTCAAACAGTCCATGGAGAGACTGGTTAAGACACAAGCAAAATTAAAGGCCAGAGAGTCACAGCTCAGTCGAGCTCAGGAATTAACGTCCCTCGGCAGCCTTGAACGAAATCTCATCACGGACGAAGGCCAATGGTCCGTAGGTCTATACAAGGTCCTCGGCTTCCCGCGATCAGACAAAGCCCCCAGCACAAAAAAATTCCGCGAATGCCTGCACCCGATAGATATGAAGGAATATGAACGAAAGACCAACGCGGTTTCCCCTAAATCTCCATCTTTTTTTCTGGAATTCCGCTTCAGACAGCCAGGTAAGGGAACCTATAGAACTGGAGCCGGTGTTTTTTCCTACGAGTTTTCCGCTGATGGTATGCCCATCAAACGCATAGGAGCCATCCAAGACATCACGCGCCAAAAAAGGACCGAGGCTCTGCTCATCGAGGCTAAAGAGAATGCGGAAGCCGCCAATACAAGCAAAAGTGAATTCCTTGCTAATATGAGTCATGAACTGCGCACACCACTCAACGGCATCATGGGTATGCTCCAACTCATGGCATTGGAAGACATCAAATTTCCGCATGCAGAGTATGTTGACACGGCCCTTTCCTCTTGCACAAGCCTGGCCCGACTCATCGGCGATATCCTCGACCTTTCCAAAGCCGAAGCAGGCAAAATGGATCTTACACCGGTTCCATTCAACCCCGGACAACTTCTCCTGACCGTACGAGATGCATTTATTCAACCGGCCAAGGAGAAAGGCCTGACGCTTTCCCTCTCGATAGACGAAGATATTCCAGAATGTGTAGTGGGAGATTCTGCCCGCCTGCGGCAGGTACTTTTCAATCTGGTCGGTAATGCCATCAAATTCACCGAACAAGGGTCGGTTTCGATTGAAGTCTCACAGCAACCTGCAAAATCATCGGAAGCGTCCATACTTCTCTTCTCGGTCATCGACACCGGTATAGGTATCCCCAAAGCCATGCAGGAAAAAGTTTTCGGCGCATTCACTCAGGTACCGGGTACATCACGAAAATTTCAGGGAACAGGACTCGGCCTTCATATTGTAAAACAGTTGGCCGCACTCATGAACGGCGAAGTTTCCATTAAAAGCACCGAAGACAACGGAACCACAGTCCATTTCTCGGCCACATTCAAATGGGATGATCGATCCGAAGCCCAATGCCATGCCCCCATGGATATGCTGGTGGAAGATATCCCTCCGCAAAAGATCCTGATTGTGGAAGACGAGCGGGTCAATCAGATCGCCATCACTAAATTGGTGGAACGACTGGGGCATACTACAACTAAAGCAAACAATGGCAGGATGGCACTAGAAAAACTGGCTGAAGACGATTTCGATCTTATCCTCATGGATATCCAGATGCCCATCATGAACGGTATCGAAGCTACCAACGAAATTCGTTCGATGAAAGACCAAAAGAAGCAGACCATCCCGATCATCGCCCTGACTGCACACGCAATGAGCGGAGACCGCGAGAAATTCCTTGAAGTCGGTATGGACGACTATCTTGCCAAGCCAGTCAGCCTTAACGGACTCAGAGCCATCCTCAACAAAGTACTCGGCACGTAA
- a CDS encoding rhodanese-like domain-containing protein produces the protein MYRKLFAAVMMLVFALVATTGVAMADEAKKSKFKEFHSIVDYKFVAKYAKMPKPKGAMIVDSRPYKPKYVAGYIPTAVSIPTSQFDKMVDKLPANKDDLLVFYCGGFHCGLSHKAAWKAEKLGYTNVHVYAAGFPDYKKHALYYSIGLENLHGKMANGEKYALIDARPYQKYLAGAIPSAIGIPEKDFADKRGMLPIDKAEVTLVYYCGGYKCALSHKSAIKARYLGYKKVVVAEAGYPGWKEMFGGADVAVKAGEAEGAVDAEWFLKTIKENPDSILLIDVRDPEEYAAGHFPSAINMPVDMVEKKAKEIPTDKPIVFSCATGARAGEAYYLFMDMVPDAKNVFYLEATNDFGEDNSYEVHPNK, from the coding sequence ATGTATAGGAAATTGTTTGCCGCAGTCATGATGCTGGTGTTCGCTCTGGTGGCGACAACCGGTGTTGCAATGGCTGATGAAGCCAAGAAGTCGAAGTTCAAGGAATTCCACTCCATCGTGGATTACAAATTCGTGGCTAAGTACGCCAAGATGCCCAAGCCCAAGGGTGCGATGATCGTTGATTCTAGGCCGTATAAGCCGAAATATGTCGCTGGGTACATCCCGACTGCCGTGTCAATTCCGACCAGTCAGTTCGACAAGATGGTGGATAAGTTGCCCGCCAACAAGGACGATCTCCTTGTTTTCTATTGTGGCGGCTTTCATTGCGGACTCTCCCATAAAGCGGCCTGGAAGGCAGAAAAGCTTGGCTATACCAACGTCCATGTCTACGCCGCGGGTTTCCCGGATTATAAGAAGCACGCGTTGTACTACTCCATCGGTCTGGAAAATCTCCACGGCAAGATGGCCAACGGCGAAAAATACGCATTGATCGACGCCCGTCCATACCAGAAGTATTTGGCTGGCGCGATCCCGTCCGCTATCGGCATTCCTGAAAAGGATTTTGCCGACAAGCGCGGTATGTTGCCAATTGATAAAGCTGAAGTCACACTGGTTTACTATTGCGGCGGCTACAAATGTGCCCTGTCGCACAAGTCCGCAATCAAGGCCCGTTACCTTGGCTACAAGAAAGTTGTGGTTGCTGAAGCCGGTTATCCCGGTTGGAAGGAAATGTTTGGTGGTGCCGATGTGGCCGTCAAGGCCGGTGAAGCTGAAGGCGCAGTCGATGCCGAGTGGTTTCTGAAGACCATCAAGGAAAATCCAGATTCCATTCTGCTGATTGATGTGCGTGATCCTGAGGAATACGCAGCCGGTCACTTCCCCTCCGCCATCAACATGCCTGTTGATATGGTTGAGAAAAAGGCCAAAGAAATTCCGACAGACAAGCCTATCGTATTCTCCTGTGCCACGGGCGCACGAGCTGGCGAAGCCTATTACCTGTTTATGGACATGGTGCCTGATGCCAAGAATGTCTTTTATCTGGAAGCCACTAATGATTTCGGTGAAGACAATTCTTACGAGGTTCATCCCAATAAATAG
- a CDS encoding molybdopterin-containing oxidoreductase family protein: protein MVDIRRYLVSNSKQTMSRRDFFKATGLVAAGAVGGPALLGGLKKAQAAPMAAPAWDSMFSACDMCFNKCGLIARVENGVIKKLDPNPKFLKSRGMLCARGNAGLDQVYDPDRLKHPLLRKGARGEGKWQRIPWDEAIDMAAQKMEEVRKKYTPCGHLFSAGTDLHSQFVGRFAEVYGSFNVTSHESLCLVSGNRAFLDTYGEVPFPDVLNSKYIVMAGANRFEALVTPDSIDLMTAIRENGCKLVTLDPRYTKTAALSDEWYPIRPGSDMAFMLALAHVIIGEKLYDPQWIEEKTYGLEQLAEHVKQYTPGFAAEECGIPAEDITRMARELAAAAPAAMIYPGRRTSDYEDSTQIRRSFAIVNGLLGNWDRPGGLLAARQVGLKGVSYDAPWYDENQDDRIDAHKVPMMFEHEGSFLVTRDSVLAEDPYPIKGWFVYKTNPMGTAPNRKKTIEMMNKMDFVTVVDIAMSDTAWYADLVLPSQSYLERTDPCAGLQGSVACACVVKRDPLIKSLYESRSLFDIMKGIAGKMDLGEYFDFTIEEFRKKQTREIPEALEVMDRDGVYYNPSKVYGIYEGRIYKTLSKKVELYNQRYEQMGLDPMPIYTPPTKVPKNQFRLVLGRDAAVTQTSTINNKLLNEFNPTNTLWLNTEAAGKLGIADGDLVEVTSPVGRQELKAEVTDRIRKDTVYMLSGYNTLSTMQTLSHANGASINELLDDDYDTITGNASMHTTFVTVTRKVA, encoded by the coding sequence ATGGTGGATATCCGGAGGTATTTAGTGTCGAATTCCAAGCAGACAATGTCCCGTCGTGATTTCTTCAAGGCTACTGGCCTTGTGGCGGCAGGGGCGGTAGGCGGTCCGGCTTTGCTGGGTGGTCTGAAAAAGGCGCAGGCGGCTCCCATGGCGGCCCCGGCCTGGGACTCAATGTTCTCGGCCTGCGATATGTGCTTCAACAAGTGCGGCCTTATCGCCCGTGTTGAAAATGGGGTCATCAAGAAGCTCGATCCCAATCCCAAATTTCTCAAGTCGCGGGGCATGTTATGTGCCCGCGGTAACGCCGGTCTTGATCAAGTCTATGATCCAGATCGTCTCAAGCATCCCTTGCTCAGAAAGGGAGCACGCGGCGAAGGCAAGTGGCAGCGCATCCCGTGGGATGAAGCCATTGATATGGCCGCGCAGAAAATGGAAGAAGTTCGCAAGAAGTATACCCCCTGCGGTCATCTTTTCTCTGCCGGAACTGATCTGCATTCTCAGTTCGTGGGCCGATTTGCCGAAGTCTATGGTTCGTTTAATGTCACGTCCCATGAATCACTGTGTCTGGTTTCGGGCAACAGGGCGTTTCTTGATACTTACGGAGAAGTGCCGTTCCCGGACGTGCTCAACTCCAAGTATATTGTTATGGCAGGTGCCAACCGCTTCGAAGCTTTGGTCACCCCGGATTCCATTGATCTGATGACCGCCATCCGTGAGAACGGGTGCAAGTTGGTGACGCTTGATCCGCGTTATACCAAGACTGCGGCTCTTTCAGATGAATGGTATCCCATCAGGCCCGGTTCGGATATGGCGTTCATGCTCGCTCTGGCACATGTCATCATCGGTGAAAAACTTTACGACCCGCAGTGGATCGAAGAGAAGACATACGGTCTCGAACAACTGGCCGAACATGTCAAACAGTATACCCCCGGTTTTGCTGCAGAAGAGTGTGGCATTCCGGCAGAAGATATCACCCGCATGGCCCGTGAGCTGGCAGCGGCCGCTCCGGCAGCCATGATTTATCCCGGTCGTCGGACCTCGGATTATGAAGATTCCACCCAGATTCGTCGCAGTTTCGCCATTGTGAATGGTTTGCTCGGCAACTGGGACCGTCCTGGTGGTCTGTTGGCCGCTCGGCAGGTTGGCCTTAAGGGCGTTTCCTATGACGCCCCGTGGTATGATGAGAATCAGGACGATCGTATCGACGCCCACAAGGTGCCGATGATGTTTGAGCACGAAGGTTCATTCCTGGTCACGCGTGATTCCGTACTGGCCGAGGACCCATATCCCATCAAGGGGTGGTTCGTGTACAAGACCAACCCTATGGGCACGGCTCCCAATCGGAAGAAGACCATCGAGATGATGAACAAGATGGATTTTGTCACCGTGGTGGATATCGCCATGTCCGATACAGCGTGGTACGCCGATCTGGTCTTGCCGTCACAAAGTTATCTGGAGCGGACTGATCCGTGCGCCGGTTTGCAGGGTTCAGTGGCTTGCGCCTGTGTGGTCAAACGCGACCCACTCATTAAGTCCTTGTACGAATCCCGTTCACTCTTCGACATTATGAAGGGTATTGCCGGCAAGATGGACCTCGGTGAATATTTTGATTTCACTATTGAGGAATTTCGCAAGAAGCAGACTCGTGAGATCCCGGAGGCCCTTGAGGTCATGGACCGCGACGGCGTCTACTACAATCCGTCCAAGGTGTACGGCATTTATGAAGGTCGGATTTACAAGACCTTGTCCAAGAAGGTGGAGCTGTATAACCAGCGGTACGAGCAGATGGGGCTTGATCCCATGCCCATCTATACCCCGCCAACCAAGGTTCCCAAGAATCAATTCCGTCTGGTGCTCGGCCGAGATGCGGCAGTCACCCAGACCTCGACGATCAACAATAAATTGCTCAATGAATTTAATCCTACCAATACGTTGTGGCTCAACACTGAAGCGGCAGGAAAGCTTGGTATTGCGGATGGTGATCTGGTCGAAGTGACCAGTCCTGTTGGCAGGCAGGAGCTCAAGGCCGAAGTGACGGACAGAATTAGAAAAGACACGGTGTACATGCTTTCGGGCTACAATACCTTGTCCACCATGCAGACTTTGTCCCATGCCAACGGCGCATCTATCAATGAATTGTTGGATGATGATTATGACACGATTACAGGGAATGCTTCCATGCATACGACCTTTGTCACCGTAACAAGGAAGGTGGCGTAA